A region from the Streptomyces lydicus genome encodes:
- a CDS encoding acyltransferase family protein: protein MTRNDTQHVPSRGTKASPDAIRQERGRLQYVDNLRITLTALVVLHHTAITYGNFAAWYYAEPSQDGSRQALGSFVTFNQAFFMGFFFMIAGYFTPLSYERKGARLFCRDRLKRLGIPLLVFILLIRPMVNFAGFAQLQDRMPYWLYYIVSWDPGPMWFLEVLLLFAMLYVLIRRCADCRPFALKAGTEIVDGTRRPRDHKPPRPGAIIAFTAALALATYLWRFIVPTGTYIPFVGLPTPNYLPQYASFFTLGVLAFRRGWPQTLSRTTGRVGFAVAVLAALIYAIVTAAAPAGSTFGHDSSLATAAWESTFAVGLITGLTVFFREHLIRQGRAAEFLSRHAFAVYLIHPPVLVALAFAFRWMHAPAAAKFALVAALALPLCWAVAYAVRSLPRADRLL from the coding sequence ATGACAAGGAATGACACACAGCACGTACCCTCGCGGGGCACGAAAGCCTCGCCCGACGCCATACGCCAGGAGCGCGGGAGGCTGCAGTACGTCGACAACCTGCGCATCACCCTGACCGCACTTGTGGTGCTGCACCACACCGCCATCACCTACGGCAACTTCGCGGCCTGGTACTACGCCGAACCCTCCCAGGACGGATCCAGGCAGGCCCTGGGTTCCTTCGTCACCTTCAACCAGGCATTCTTCATGGGGTTCTTCTTCATGATCGCCGGGTACTTCACTCCTCTCTCATACGAACGCAAGGGCGCGCGCCTCTTCTGCCGCGATCGGCTCAAGCGCCTGGGAATCCCGCTGCTCGTCTTCATCCTGCTGATCCGCCCCATGGTGAACTTCGCCGGCTTCGCGCAATTGCAGGACCGCATGCCTTACTGGCTGTACTACATCGTGAGCTGGGATCCAGGGCCGATGTGGTTCCTCGAGGTACTGCTGCTGTTCGCCATGCTCTACGTCCTGATCCGCCGCTGCGCCGACTGCCGACCCTTCGCTCTGAAGGCCGGTACCGAGATCGTGGACGGCACACGGCGACCGCGCGACCACAAACCCCCGCGGCCGGGTGCCATCATCGCTTTCACGGCCGCTCTCGCCCTCGCAACCTACCTCTGGCGCTTCATCGTGCCAACCGGTACGTATATCCCCTTTGTCGGCCTGCCGACCCCCAACTACCTGCCGCAGTACGCGAGTTTCTTCACTCTCGGCGTACTCGCATTCCGCCGCGGCTGGCCGCAGACGCTGTCCCGCACCACCGGCCGGGTCGGCTTCGCCGTCGCCGTCCTGGCAGCACTCATCTACGCCATAGTCACCGCCGCCGCGCCAGCCGGGTCTACCTTCGGACACGACAGCTCGCTGGCCACGGCCGCCTGGGAATCGACGTTCGCCGTCGGCCTGATCACCGGCCTGACCGTGTTCTTCCGCGAGCACCTCATTCGCCAGGGGCGCGCCGCCGAGTTCCTCTCCCGACATGCCTTCGCGGTCTACCTCATCCACCCACCGGTGCTGGTCGCTCTCGCCTTCGCCTTCCGCTGGATGCATGCCCCGGCCGCAGCCAAGTTCGCACTAGTCGCCGCCCTGGCGCTGCCCCTGTGCTGGGCGGTGGCCTACGCTGTCCGCTCCCTCCCCCGGGCCGACCGGTTGCTGTAG
- a CDS encoding TetR/AcrR family transcriptional regulator, whose product MGKQSKRSFIEEARRSQIVDAAVETIAERGFAKASLAQIAERAGISKGVISYHFTGKDELIELVVEQIYERLAAFMAPRLQEQEEREEAGGWLRVYIQSIAEYMADHRAQLTALGEIFSNFRQRDGSPRHGVVISEPIYATLEQAFRKGQERGDFRPLDARIMAVSLQAGIDAMFAYWNAYPEHDLVAHAGSLADLFEQATRAERSPAPEHRARGH is encoded by the coding sequence ATGGGGAAGCAGTCGAAGCGCTCGTTCATCGAGGAGGCGCGCCGCAGCCAGATCGTCGACGCCGCCGTCGAGACCATCGCAGAACGGGGGTTCGCCAAGGCATCGCTGGCTCAGATCGCTGAGCGGGCCGGGATCAGCAAGGGCGTCATCTCGTACCACTTCACCGGCAAGGACGAGCTGATCGAGCTGGTCGTCGAGCAGATCTACGAGCGCCTCGCCGCCTTCATGGCTCCCAGGCTCCAGGAACAGGAGGAGCGGGAGGAGGCGGGCGGATGGCTGCGTGTCTACATCCAGTCCATCGCCGAGTACATGGCGGACCACCGCGCCCAGCTCACCGCGCTCGGCGAGATCTTCAGCAACTTCCGCCAGAGGGACGGGTCCCCGCGCCATGGCGTCGTCATCAGCGAGCCGATCTATGCCACGCTGGAGCAGGCGTTTCGTAAGGGCCAAGAGCGCGGCGACTTCAGGCCGCTCGACGCGCGGATCATGGCCGTCAGCCTCCAGGCCGGGATCGATGCGATGTTCGCGTACTGGAACGCGTACCCCGAGCACGACCTGGTCGCACACGCCGGCTCACTCGCCGACCTCTTCGAGCAGGCCACCCGCGCCGAGCGTTCACCCGCACCGGAACACCGGGCGCGCGGCCACTGA